Proteins from a single region of Ziziphus jujuba cultivar Dongzao chromosome 1, ASM3175591v1:
- the LOC125420805 gene encoding cytochrome b561 and DOMON domain-containing protein At5g47530-like: MAMRKLTMMVIFVSILFGDLLGPTAAAEPCSGYKFSTGKSFVACKDLPVLNSTLHWNYYPSSGTVDIAFRQTATTTSTWAAWAINPTSHGMVGAQALVAFQQSDGTMLAYSSPIQSYATLLRKGELSFPVFNISAASSNINSFFEITIFATIQLPGNSTLVNHLWQQGPLLQGDVLGMHPLTGDHVKSFGSLDFASGKIETSSGGGDFSKKATIKKVHGIINGISWGLLMPIGAMVARYVKVFEVANPAWFYIHVTCQCSAYLIGVVGWGTGVWLGAKSSGIQYKAHKCIGITLFCLATLQVLVGRFLRPKKDHKCRIFWNMFHYAVGYGTIVLSIINVYKGLHILQPGKAWRDAYTFTLASLGCIAAVMEVFTWTLVYKKNKLAKVQTVEEENKVETDEEANKAEIVEESIPTSSGEV, from the coding sequence atggcGATGAGGAAGTTGACGATGATGGTGATATTTGTTTCGATACTCTTTGGTGATTTGTTGGGTCCCACCGCAGCAGCTGAACCTTGCAGCGGCTACAAGTTCAGCACCGGCAAATCGTTCGTAGCATGCAAGGACCTACCGGTGCTGAACTCGACCCTCCATTGGAACTACTATCCTTCATCAGGCACGGTGGATATAGCTTTCCGACAGACCGCAACAACCACCTCAACATGGGCTGCTTGGGCTATCAATCCCACCTCACATGGCATGGTTGGTGCTCAGGCTCTTGTTGCTTTCCAACAATCAGATGGAACCATGCTGGCCTACTCTTCTCCCATACAATCCTACGCGACTCTTCTACGCAAAGGTGAACTAAGCTTTCCTGTCTTTAACATCTCTGCCGCTTCCTCCAATATTAACAGCTTCTTCGAGATAACTATTTTCGCTACTATTCAACTCCCCGGCAATTCTACTTTGGTCAACCATCTTTGGCAACAAGGTCCTCTTCTCCAAGGAGATGTTCTTGGCATGCATCCTCTCACCGGAGATCATGTCAAATCGTTCGGAAGTCTCGACTTTGCTTCCGGAAAGATCGAAACCAGTTCAGGAGGTGGAGATTTTTCCAAGAAAGCTACCATCAAGAAGGTGCACGGAATCATCAACGGTATCAGCTGGGGACTTCTTATGCCAATTGGGGCAATGGTAGCAAGATACGTGAAAGTTTTCGAGGTGGCGAACCCAGCTTGGTTCTACATTCACGTTACTTGTCAATGTTCGGCTTATCTGATTGGAGTTGTCGGCTGGGGAACTGGGGTGTGGCTTGGAGCTAAATCTTCGGGGATTCAGTACAAGGCGCACAAGTGCATTGGTATCACCCTTTTCTGCCTTGCCACTCTGCAAGTGTTGGTCGGAAGATTTTTGAGGCCCAAAAAGGATCATAAGTGCAGGATATTTTGGAACATGTTCCATTACGCAGTTGGTTATGGGACAATTGTCCTCAGCATCATAAATGTGTACAAGGGGTTGCATATCTTGCAGCCAGGGAAGGCTTGGAGGGATGCTTATACTTTCACCCTTGCATCCTTGGGGTGTATAGCTGCCGTAATGGAAGTGTTTACTTGGACTCTGGTTTACAagaagaataaattagcaaagGTGCAAacagttgaagaagaaaataaggTGGAAACAGATGAAGAAGCTAATAAGGCGGAAATAGTTGAAGAATCGATTCCCACATCTTCTGGAGAGGTATAG